CTATGAGCGAGATGCCCGTCGCCGGTAGCGACGCTTGCGTGCACACCACGTTCCGGGTCTACGGCCCTGCTAACCTCGGTGACGGTGGCGTTCTTCGAGGGCAGGAAGTGATCATCGAACCGTTAGACAGGCCTGGCATGGCGGTAACCAATGACCTCAATGTGAACCTGCAGCCAGGACCGGACACCCTCTTCAATGCCGTGGCCGGTCTCCCCGGCTCGGTGTCCTTGGAGCTCAACACCAGGCCAGGGTGCTTCCTGATGGCATCCGACGCGAAGGCTGCTCAGGTCGGCGTAGGCTGCCGGATGAGCAGCGGCGGTGACACGGCCGCCTTCCGCCACGCCGTGAGCTTCACCCAGGCGGCGCCACTCCGGCGGTACCATCCGCTGAGCTTCGCGGCGAGGGGCACCCACAGAAACTTCCTGCTGGAGCCGCTGCAGAGCCTCCAGGACGAGTTCTACACCGTCTACTTCAACCTGGTCACCACCGACAGCTGAAAAATGCTCTTTTGATCCATCCGCCGTGCACGTGGAACTGATCGCTACAGACCACAACTTTCAGAGTGTCGCAGACCGACACATGTGCTTGGGCCATTACAGTACACAGTTACTGAGTGTACTGTTGTCTCTCGCCATGAGCAATAATGTTAAGAACTAGAAAAGTAGCATgtgtgagtgtgatggtgttGGGAATTCTTGGGGTGGTTAAGATCTTGATCCATACATATGCACCTTACATTCATGTGCCGCGTGACTATAAATGTCGTCCAATTAGGTGCCGGCGTATATGCTGCTATTATTGTTGCTGTGGTACAATCCTTGATAGCATAGTGCGAAATGCGGTGTGGTCACAAGATGGGAGCAGCTATGCTTTTGGTTGCTACGGTTCTTCTTGCCCAAGAATGTTTAATGGCTCCAGACAAGTGAATTGAAGAGAGTGAAGGAGcggaagaggaaaaaaaaatacaaacggCCAGGCCATTATACCATTTTCTACTGGCTAGCTAGCCAAGCTACGTAGCGCGACTCGCTTCCTTCTTCTCACGGGCCTGGGGACAAGAAGAGCAAAAAGAGAGCAGAGGCAAGGTGACAAGAAGGAGAACGCAATGGGACAAGAGCTGCATCGTTCGCGCGGCATGTGAGTGCACCGATAAAACCCTTTTGTTGTTTACTCTTCTCGTGGTCTGTCCGTCGTCGTTCCGTCCGCCCGTCCGCCTTCAAGCAGCGCTTGGTCTTTGTAGCCAGCCAGGCATAAGAATTCGCCGAGACTTActtaaacgctgtctttttcCACATTCCTGTGGTCactcacatcacatcacagggAGGCCGGGCGATAAAAGCTTGCGCCGCTCCCAGCTCTCTCCGGTGCGTGCCTGGCATTTTTGGGCAGTAGTAGCAACTGAAGCAGCGGACACTGACACTGACACACAGAGAGAGCGAGCTCAGTATTCTTATCTTCGGAATGGCGCGGCGGGGGTTGCCGTTGCCGGCGCCGTTGGTGATGCCGGCGCTGTCGttggcgctggcgctggcaATGGCGGTGGCCAAGGAGTGCACGAACGTGCCGACGCAGCTGTCGTCGCACACGGTGCGGGCGCGGCTGCAGGGGGACCCCTCGGCGGAGGAATGGCGGCTCCGGGCGCTCTTCCACGACCACGCCCACGTCAGCCCCACCGACGAGGCCACGTGGATGGACCTCCGTGCCCCCCTCGCCTCTTCCGCTGCCACGGAGGAGTCCGGCTGGGCGATGCTGTACCGGGCGCTCAAGGGCTCGGCGTCCGGAGGATCGgcatcagcggcggcggggttcTTGGAGGAGGTGCCGCTGCAGGACGTAAGGCTGGACATGGAGGAGGACGCGGTGTACGGGCGCGCGCAGCAGACGAACCTCGAgtacctgctgctgctggacgtGGACCGGCTGCTCTGGAGCTTCCGGACGCAGGCGGGGCTGCCGGCCCCCGGCAAGCCCTACGGCGGCTGGGAGGGCGCCGACGTCGAGCTCCGCGGCCACTTCGTCGGTACGTAATTCATTCGTTCACAACAGCGTCGCGCCCCTCTTGCTCCCGAGTCCAGTCGTTTCTTAGGCATCGCCGGCGTTTAATCCGTTTAGAATTCACACGAGAATACGAGATTCCGGCGTCCCGGCCTATTCACGGCTCGTAAAAACGGAGGAATGCAAGGTGTTCACCAACTGCGTAGAGCGTTGTTTTGGGCCGCCGAGGGAGGCGGTCGATGGTTGGTTCCAGCCAGTTCTGGTCATGATTGATGGGCTGTGGGCTAAGTGGAGCCTAGTTCGCACAATGGGCTCTGGACTTCTCCACTCGCGAGGATGGGCTATGTGGCCCAGGTCTGATCGTCTCCTAGGAGTTACCTTCATgtatttcgaattttttttggcaacaaTAATCAAGTACACGTATGGCCAAAGGAACTTTGGACCCCTTCTTTCCGCAGCGATTCTTGCAAGTTGGCATGCCTTGATGCACTGCTCCTGTGCTGTGCTGCAGGGCACTACCTGAGCGCGGCGGCCAAGACGTGGGCGAGCACGCACAACGGCACGCTGGCCGCCAAGATGTCCGCCGTGGTGGACGCGCTCCACGAGTGCCAGCAGGCGGCCGCGGCCAACGGCGGCAACGGCTACCTCTCGGCGTTCCCCGCCGAGTTCTTCGACCGCTTCGAGGCCATCCAGCCCGTGTGGGCGCCCTACTACACCGTCCACAAGATCATGCAGGGCCTCCTGGACCAGCACACGGTGGCCGGCAACGGCAAGGCCCTGGCCATGGCGGTCGCCATGGCCGGCTACTTCGGCGGCCGCGTCAGGAGCGTCATACAGCGGCACGGCATCGAGCGGCACTGGACGTCCCTCAACGAGGAGACCGGGGGCATGAACGACGTGCTCTACCAGCTCTACACCATCACGGTCATTCCCCTTATCCTTCTTGCCTGCCGCCCGATCACTGTTTCCTGTTCAGGACCTTCAGGTTGTGTCTGATGCTGATTCCatcttttccttttgtgtGTTTACCAGAATGATCAGAGGCATTTGGTGCTCGCTCATCTTTTCGATAAGCCGTGCTTCCTGGGATTGCTAGCGGTTCAGGTCTGAAGAGCTTCCTTGCTCCCCTGTGTCTCTGCTACTGTACTTGTCTTACACTTTGTTCATGCCCCTCTGATGAAATATGTGATATCATCATTAGTAGCCAGCGGCTGTCAGAAAAAATATAATCATTAGTAGCCAACTAAATAGATATCTTATTTCTGAATGATGAACGatattttcttctgttttctctTTCAGGCCGACAGTCTTACTGGATTTCACGCCAATACACATATCCCGGTTGTTGTCGGCGGGCAAATGAGATACGAGGTTACCGGTGATCCTCTCTACAAGGTAAAAGTTATTTCAAGTTTTGATTAGAACTGGacttttgaaagaaaaaagtcTTAATTTCTTCCCTTAAAAAAAGTCTTAATTTCTGGAGTTTTTAAGTGTGAGTTTCTTGGATGAGGGtaaagttttgtttcttggaTGAATGATAACTACTGCGATTTTCAGAATAGTTGACTAAAGCAGTGGATGAGGCTAGACAAGTTTCACATAATCTTTGTTATTACCTCTCCATggctatgttttttttaccaatgCAATATCTTGTTTGCATCCAAATAATGCAAATGAGATTCTATAGTTACAAGATACtactcctccgatccataataagtttcGCTGGTTAGCGACATttgttatggatcggagggagtattttcttGGAAGAAATATATGATACTAAATATATATGAATTTGAAATATGTGATTTGCCCATTTGGCTAGTATTCTGTAATCATTATCGACCAAAAGAAAGTATTCTCCTTCTAACTCGAGTGAACCTGAGTGAAGCTGACCATAAAATTCATGGAACAGGAAATTTCAACATTCTTCATGGACATAGTTAATACTTCTCACAGCTATGCAACTGGTGGCACATCCGTCAGTGAATTCTGGTAATGAAATATAGATGGCACAAGTTTAAATTTGTATTTTGTTTAAAATTTCATGTTCGAAATGATATTGTCAGGTCCGATCCAAAGCGCTTGGCATCGACTCTGACCACTGAGAATGAGGAGTCTTGCACTACCTACAACATGCTTAAGGTAATTTGCCTCTTCATGACCATCAGACTAACTTTTCATCTCAAGAATCAGCGTGCTAAACAAAGTGTGCAGGTTTCTCGCCACCTGTTCAGATGGACCAAGGAGATTGCGTACGCCGACTACTACGAGCGTGCGCTGATAAACGGTGTCCTGAGCATCCAGAGAGGGAGGGACCCTGGTGTCATGATCTACATGCTGCCTCAGGGCCCTGGCAGATCAAAGGCAGTCAGCTACCATGGCTGGGGAACACAGTATGATTCATTTTGGTGCTGTTATGGGACTGGTAAGCAGACGGTTCTTGAGTTCCACAAGAGGCAATACTGCAATAGAAA
This is a stretch of genomic DNA from Brachypodium distachyon strain Bd21 chromosome 1, Brachypodium_distachyon_v3.0, whole genome shotgun sequence. It encodes these proteins:
- the LOC100829886 gene encoding uncharacterized protein LOC100829886, whose translation is MARRGLPLPAPLVMPALSLALALAMAVAKECTNVPTQLSSHTVRARLQGDPSAEEWRLRALFHDHAHVSPTDEATWMDLRAPLASSAATEESGWAMLYRALKGSASGGSASAAAGFLEEVPLQDVRLDMEEDAVYGRAQQTNLEYLLLLDVDRLLWSFRTQAGLPAPGKPYGGWEGADVELRGHFVGHYLSAAAKTWASTHNGTLAAKMSAVVDALHECQQAAAANGGNGYLSAFPAEFFDRFEAIQPVWAPYYTVHKIMQGLLDQHTVAGNGKALAMAVAMAGYFGGRVRSVIQRHGIERHWTSLNEETGGMNDVLYQLYTITNDQRHLVLAHLFDKPCFLGLLAVQADSLTGFHANTHIPVVVGGQMRYEVTGDPLYKEISTFFMDIVNTSHSYATGGTSVSEFWSDPKRLASTLTTENEESCTTYNMLKVSRHLFRWTKEIAYADYYERALINGVLSIQRGRDPGVMIYMLPQGPGRSKAVSYHGWGTQYDSFWCCYGTGIESFSKLGDTIYFEEKGSKPTLYVVQYIPSIFNWKSAGLTVTQRLKPLSSSDQYLQVSLSISAKTNGQYATVNVRIPSWASANGAKATLNDKYLQLGSPGTFLTVTKQWNSGDHLTLQLPINLRTEAIKDDRAEFASLQAVLFGPFLLAGLSTGDWDAKTGAAAAAISDWISPVPSSYSSQLVTLTQESGGSTFVLSTVNGTSLAMQPRPEGGGTEAAVHGTFRLVPQGFSPPPTTNRRHGAPTNLASAMIEPFDLPGMAITDALTVVRSEEKSSGSLLFNVVPGLDGKPGSVSLELGTRPGCFVVTAGAKVQVGCGAGFSQAAASFARAEPLRRYHPISFVARGARRGFLLEPLFTLRDEFYTVYFNLGA